Within the Leptolyngbya sp. CCY15150 genome, the region GGCTGAGACATCTGCGATAGCCAACGCACATGCCCACTGCGGGTCACAATCCGAAAGTCGAGGGAGGTGGGGGCATTCATCGCCTGGGTTTGGGCCATTTCCACCTGGGGGCGATCGTCGGGATAGACGAGCTGCTCTAACAGACTGGGATCTTGAACAAACTCGCTCACGCTATAGCCGGTTAGCCGTTGGCAGGAGGGAGACATGTAGAGAAATTGCCCATCTGGGCCCACCCAATATTCCCAGTCCTCGGTGAAATCTGCCACGGTGCGGAAGCGCTCTTCACTGTCGCGCAGGGCCAGTTCAGCCCGTTTGCGATCGCTCACGTCTTGAATCAACACATAAAATCCCGACCCCTGGGGCGGCTGTTGGGGAATATAGTCCACCTGCATATCATGAAGGCGACCTGTAGAATCAGCCAGGGACATTTCAAACTGTAGGGTGCGTCCCATAAGCACACCGTTGATGTAGGGCAAAATCGTGTTGTAGACATCAGGAGGCATGACCTCTTGCATCGATCGCCCCAGGATCTGCTCGGCTCGTCGATTAAACCACGTTGCATAGCGCTGGTTGACAAACTGATAGCGCTGCTGAGCATCAATTTGGGCAATCATCACGGGTACGGAGTCAGTAATCTGCCGCAGTTGGGCTTCTCGTTCTTGCAGAGACTCCTCCGCTTGGTGGCGTTCCGTAGTGTCGCGGCCCACCGACTGAAAGCGCAGCAGGTTACCCGTTTCATCAAAAATGGCGCGATCGCTCCACAGTTGCCATCGATATTCACCATTGGCCGCCACCACCTGATGCTCCATCATCTGCATGGGCGTAGTGGGGGTAAGATGTTTCAGATGTTGGGTGAGCTGACGGCGATCGGGGCGGGGTAAAAAGTCAAAAATATTGTGTTGATACACTTGGTCGGGGGCAATGCCAAAGTAATGGCAGTAGGCTGGGTTGACCCGCGTTAGTTGACCATCCGGCAAAAACTCACACAGCAACTCATCAGGATCAGCCATGGCATCACGCTGTAGGCTGCCTGGATGCAGATGGGCGATCGCGGTCACCGATGGAATACGCGATCGCCATGCAATGGGGTTGCCATGTTGGACAAGATCGGCGCGATGGACAACGCCAATCAAATGACGCTGGGGGCAAAAAACGACGAGATGGTCAAGCTCCAGTTGCGCCATATGTCGCTGGGCGCGCCAGAGGGAGTCTTGCAGCCCAATCAGCAGGTCAATAGGTTGCATAATCGCGGCGGCCGGTGTGCGACTGGCACAGCCTGCTAGGGTCACCTGGGCTAAGTCGTTGGGGGTGATGATGCCCACAGGGTAGCGTTTGAAGGGTGCCTGGGAGGATGGCTGGCGATTGGGTCGTGACTCGACCACCACCGCGCAGCTCGCCTGGGTCAACGCCATGCGCCGGGCAATATCTTGCAGGGACGTATAGGTGGTGACCTGCATCACCTGGGTGTCGATGATGTCAGCCACCAATTGCAGCTTGAGGAGATCAACGGTGCGCAACTTGTCCTTGAGGCGATCGCCCCAAATAAGACCCAGTAAGGTTCGCTGATCGTCAACCACTAAAACCACCGATGTGCCTTCATGCTGCATGGGTTCGAGCAGGTGGCGGATATGGCTAAACTGGCAGGTATTCAGGGTGGCAACGGCATGAAGATTTAGATCCCCAATCTGGACATCCCGTAGGTTTTCCCAAGTGGCGATCGCTTGAATCAGATCGAGGGGCAGCAGCACGCCCAGCCAACGCTCTGACAAGGCTACAACAAGAGGACGCATGGATGCCGTTGAGGGGGGTGCGCTAGAGTCTGGAGTCATGAGCGCTAGGGCATCCGCAAGTGATGTGTTGGGTGATGCCACGAGCGGGGCATGATCCATCACGCGCTTGAGAAATGCGAGTGGGAAACCAGCATTGTAAGCCATCCGACTACCATCAAAGGAATGAGATGCTCTGATGATTGGTGCAACTCCAAGGAGTCGCAGTGTTCAACGGGGCAGACGAGAATCATCGTTACTGGACGCTAATCCAACCTAGCCTTGGGGCAGCCATTGGGGCAGCCCTGACCCAGGCAAGCATGGATTGTGCGGAAACGGGTAGACTCCAACATCTAGCTCCTGTTGCTACTGTCGCTATGAAGTAGTTGCCATGGCGTAACAGTCAAGAAGCAGATATTCAACGGTAGTGCATCATTCAAAAACAATGCATCCTAACTTATACGTAGCTGAGCTACCTGAATCCGGGCGAATTTTAACCATGTCACAAGCTTGATCAGAGACAATCGTCTATCTCTGGGACTAGAGTACCCCAGTCATCAGATGTCTAGAACACATACGGCTAACCTAGCAACCCTGAGAGCATCCCATAATCGGGGCTAGGGTTCAGTTAACACTAGATGCCACTCCCCATCTTGAGTATGCCATGCGGGTATGGGAGTTTGTCCGACCACAAAGGGGCCCCAATAGTGCCGGGAGCCATCCTGAGCAAAGGCCACCACAATATCACCGGGCTGAATGGACAAATCTTGATCCGGTAGGGATAACATGAGACCGCGGGCGCTGCCTTCGGCGGGAGCAAAGTCCCAATGCACGGGTTCGGTGAAGGGGGGAGGGCTAGCTGTTGTGGATGGGGTGATTTCCTCTAGGTCAGCTTCAGGGATGGTGCTATCCCCATCGCCCGGACGGGCCAAGAGCGCCACCCGCACGGGATAGATCGAGCGATTGCTGACGCGCAGATGACCGCGCAGGTCTGCATTGGCCGGTATGCTATCGGGAGAGACTAGGAACTGATCATCTGCCGTGGCCGGAAAAGCTTGCGGGATCTCGTTGGTGATGGATGACAGCGATCGCTCTGCAGATGATGCATCATCCATACCGGGAGTAACATCAGGCTGAACGGGCTCAATTTGAATGGAGAGGTCAAACGGTCTGAAGACCCACGCCAATAGGGCTAACCCAATCACACCAGCCACAGCAGGGTAGACCCATAGCTTAAAATCCTTGGTCACCATCGCACCCCTGTCTCACCCCCTGCATGTCGTCTATCTTTACTCTAGTGAGTGGATGAGGACTTCGGGGGGGTCTTCTGGACAACTTTACGATTTTTTTGATTCGTCCTCATGGTTTTGTTTAGAACAGGGCAACCTTGATAGCACACCTGAAGGAGTTGAATCCTTCAACAGCCTATCAAGACCTTCGCAGTACTCCAGCCATCGCTGAACGCTTGGCTGGTGGTGTAGCGGAGCGCGACTGAAGGAAGAGGTTTACACAGCACCATGTAGAGTGTAGATATGCTGAACATAACGTGGGAATTCAAGCTAGAGCCAACTGCTGAACAGATTTCAGAGATTGAGCACATTCTTGATGTGTGCCGCAAGGTCTGGAACTTTGCCCTGCGGGAACGCAAAGACTGGCTGGATTCTCGCAAGTCCCCGGTGAATGCATGTTCAATCCGGCAGGAGTTTATCCTGCCTGTTGATACACCGTTTCCGAGTTACCACGCTCAGGCTAAAGGCTTAACCAAGGCCAAGGGCGACTTCCCGAGTCTCAAGACCGTCAACGCCCAAGTGCTCCAGCAAGTTCTCAGGAA harbors:
- a CDS encoding diguanylate cyclase, yielding MRPLVVALSERWLGVLLPLDLIQAIATWENLRDVQIGDLNLHAVATLNTCQFSHIRHLLEPMQHEGTSVVLVVDDQRTLLGLIWGDRLKDKLRTVDLLKLQLVADIIDTQVMQVTTYTSLQDIARRMALTQASCAVVVESRPNRQPSSQAPFKRYPVGIITPNDLAQVTLAGCASRTPAAAIMQPIDLLIGLQDSLWRAQRHMAQLELDHLVVFCPQRHLIGVVHRADLVQHGNPIAWRSRIPSVTAIAHLHPGSLQRDAMADPDELLCEFLPDGQLTRVNPAYCHYFGIAPDQVYQHNIFDFLPRPDRRQLTQHLKHLTPTTPMQMMEHQVVAANGEYRWQLWSDRAIFDETGNLLRFQSVGRDTTERHQAEESLQEREAQLRQITDSVPVMIAQIDAQQRYQFVNQRYATWFNRRAEQILGRSMQEVMPPDVYNTILPYINGVLMGRTLQFEMSLADSTGRLHDMQVDYIPQQPPQGSGFYVLIQDVSDRKRAELALRDSEERFRTVADFTEDWEYWVGPDGQFLYMSPSCQRLTGYSVSEFVQDPSLLEQLVYPDDRPQVEMAQTQAMNAPTSLDFRIVTRSGHVRWLSQMSQPVYSDQGEWRGIRSSNRDITDRKRVEQELREQVHREQVLGAIAQHIRQSLKLDEILTTITTDIRNLLEVDRVIIQHLEPDGTGLVIEESLANDQLSMLGWIVRDPWTLEKKYLSLYQHGRVLAVEDIYEQPLKPHQQEFLEYFNIRAQLVVPLLQGETLWGLMIVQQCKIIRHWKPGEVRLLQQLATQFSIAIQQAELHEELKQANQKLQRIAFLDGLTQVANRRRFDQYLDHEWRRLMRDRQPLSLLMCDIDFFKYYNDTHGHQEGDRCLRMVANLISQLVKRPADLVARYGGEEFAVILPNTEQEGAIQVAKTIGAGIRAMEIHHEVSQNSSHVTISIGVATYIPTRNNFPEILIRMADSALYEAKRQGRNTYRICSETEGMRLGLLPGELNGSTPSDSTDHYPADHYPAEHPTEDLDGADSLKLRPKQNHPDDSANG